A part of Streptomyces sp. NBC_01210 genomic DNA contains:
- the mrdA gene encoding penicillin-binding protein 2: MSNIPETGRTPRVQIRLVIIQVLVFSLLLTLGGRLWYLQIRNGQEYTDEAKNNHVQQVVQPAVRGSILDSRGVPLADNETRLVVSASRTELMKMKDDGKGVLTRLAGVLGMKPKDVLDKVRLCDAKTPQPCWNGSPYQPIPVTDEANTQQALQIRERAEDFPGITAEPTAVRRYTGPGKTNTAQVLGYLSPVTDEEITKAKDTDSPFLRSDQVGRSGLERTYDKELRGKAGVTRYEVDNLGRVIGEAARDKAQPGANLVTSIDARVQAVAEYELHNAMKAARLEFDKNTDKNYKADAGAVVVMENKTGRIVSMASQPTYDPNSWVGGISGKDYAKLTGKASNYPLLNRAIQGQAAPGSIFKVVSSTAAVNAGYPFDGGYPCPSSYSVGGQVFKNFESKGYGSISLGRALEVSCDTVFYGLAHREWQKDGGTKPKKRTNDWFYKTAHQFGLGKETGIDLPNEVKGRVPDRRWKQNFWEANKDGWCKQGKKNGDYVEKIAYENCLEGNRMRAGDSVNYSIGQGDTLVTPIQMATIYSAIANGGTLHNPTIGKAVISADGKTVQEIKPTSHGKLPMNARTRDQIDEALAGVTTRGSAAWRFGGWPQDKIPMHAKTGTAEVYGKQTTSWFVSYTKDYTIIMTIAQGGTGSGASGPAVRKIYEAMYGLDEKGGQDLKKALLPEPQKALPKIGADGSIDAPKIEPYEPEKQEPPAEDQQLAGPPARRD; encoded by the coding sequence GTGAGCAACATTCCGGAGACCGGGCGGACCCCCCGGGTCCAGATCCGGCTCGTCATCATTCAGGTGCTTGTCTTCTCCCTTCTCCTCACCCTCGGCGGACGCCTCTGGTACCTCCAGATCCGCAACGGCCAGGAGTACACCGACGAGGCGAAGAACAACCACGTCCAGCAGGTTGTCCAGCCCGCCGTCCGCGGCTCGATCCTCGACTCCCGCGGTGTCCCGCTCGCCGACAACGAGACCCGCCTCGTCGTCTCCGCCTCGCGCACCGAGCTGATGAAGATGAAGGACGACGGCAAAGGCGTCCTCACCCGGCTCGCCGGTGTCCTCGGCATGAAGCCGAAGGACGTCCTGGACAAGGTCCGGCTCTGCGACGCCAAGACCCCGCAGCCCTGCTGGAACGGCTCGCCCTACCAGCCGATCCCGGTCACCGACGAGGCCAACACCCAGCAGGCCCTGCAGATCCGCGAGCGCGCCGAGGACTTCCCCGGCATCACCGCCGAGCCCACCGCCGTACGCCGCTACACCGGACCGGGAAAGACCAACACCGCGCAGGTCCTCGGCTATCTCTCGCCCGTCACCGACGAGGAGATCACCAAGGCCAAGGACACCGACTCGCCGTTCCTCCGCTCCGACCAGGTCGGCCGCTCCGGCCTCGAGCGCACCTACGACAAGGAGCTGCGCGGTAAGGCCGGCGTCACCCGCTACGAGGTCGACAACCTCGGCCGGGTGATCGGCGAGGCGGCCAGGGACAAGGCCCAGCCCGGCGCCAACCTCGTCACCTCCATCGACGCGCGCGTACAGGCGGTCGCCGAGTACGAGCTCCACAATGCGATGAAGGCCGCCCGCCTGGAGTTCGACAAGAACACCGACAAGAACTACAAGGCCGACGCCGGTGCCGTCGTGGTGATGGAGAACAAGACCGGCCGGATCGTCTCGATGGCCTCCCAGCCGACATACGACCCGAACTCCTGGGTCGGCGGCATCTCCGGCAAGGACTACGCCAAGCTCACCGGCAAGGCCTCCAACTACCCGCTGCTGAACCGCGCGATCCAGGGCCAGGCCGCCCCCGGCTCGATCTTCAAGGTGGTCTCGTCGACGGCCGCGGTCAACGCCGGCTACCCCTTCGACGGCGGCTACCCCTGCCCCAGCTCGTACTCCGTCGGTGGCCAGGTCTTCAAGAACTTCGAGTCCAAGGGCTACGGCAGCATCTCCCTCGGCAGGGCCCTGGAGGTCTCCTGCGACACCGTCTTCTACGGCCTCGCCCACCGGGAATGGCAGAAGGACGGCGGCACCAAGCCCAAGAAGCGCACCAACGACTGGTTCTACAAGACGGCTCACCAGTTCGGCCTCGGCAAGGAGACCGGCATCGACCTCCCCAACGAGGTCAAGGGCCGCGTCCCGGACCGCCGGTGGAAGCAGAACTTCTGGGAGGCCAACAAGGACGGCTGGTGCAAGCAGGGCAAGAAGAACGGCGACTACGTCGAGAAGATCGCGTACGAGAACTGCCTCGAAGGCAACCGGATGCGAGCGGGTGACTCCGTCAACTACTCGATCGGCCAGGGCGACACGCTCGTCACCCCGATCCAGATGGCCACCATCTACTCCGCCATCGCCAACGGCGGCACACTGCACAACCCCACCATCGGCAAGGCCGTCATCAGCGCGGACGGCAAGACCGTGCAGGAGATCAAGCCCACCTCGCACGGCAAGCTGCCGATGAACGCCCGGACCCGGGACCAGATAGACGAAGCCCTCGCGGGAGTCACGACCCGCGGTTCCGCCGCCTGGCGATTCGGCGGCTGGCCGCAGGACAAGATCCCGATGCACGCCAAGACCGGTACCGCCGAGGTCTACGGCAAGCAGACGACCTCCTGGTTCGTCTCGTACACCAAGGACTACACGATCATCATGACGATCGCCCAGGGCGGTACGGGATCCGGCGCCTCGGGTCCCGCCGTACGCAAGATCTACGAGGCGATGTACGGACTCGACGAGAAGGGCGGTCAGGACCTGAAGAAGGCACTGCTGCCCGAGCCGCAGAAGGCGCTTCCGAAGATCGGGGCGGACGGTTCGATCGACGCCCCGAAGATCGAGCCCTACGAGCCGGAGAAGCAGGAGCCCCCGGCCGAGGACCAGCAGCTCGCGGGCCCGCCCGCGCGGAGGGACTGA
- the mreD gene encoding rod shape-determining protein MreD, protein MRFNRMLLSTTLVVVALVIQVSVLARLQLPGAVPDLLLLVVLGLAFVYGHMAGAFIGFGAGLLADLVPPADHAAGRYALVLCVIGYLVGLVRPDNGQLRSATAPMVAVVAAAIGSTLLYAGVGALVGDTAARHVGLGSLLFTAAVYDLLLAPFTVPLIMALARRSENDPLGESQSSGGGGDVAARWNSSGTGLRIGKQRGLRVKVTRARVARAGRIKGVKRL, encoded by the coding sequence ATGCGTTTCAACCGGATGCTGCTCTCCACGACACTCGTCGTGGTCGCCCTCGTCATCCAGGTCTCTGTCCTCGCCCGCCTCCAGCTCCCCGGCGCCGTCCCCGATCTGCTGCTGCTCGTCGTCCTCGGACTCGCCTTTGTGTACGGGCACATGGCCGGCGCGTTCATCGGCTTCGGCGCCGGACTGCTGGCCGACCTCGTCCCGCCCGCCGACCACGCCGCCGGACGCTACGCGCTCGTGCTCTGCGTGATCGGCTACCTCGTCGGCCTGGTGCGCCCCGACAACGGCCAGCTCAGGTCCGCCACCGCACCGATGGTCGCGGTCGTCGCCGCCGCCATCGGATCGACACTGCTGTACGCGGGCGTGGGCGCCCTCGTCGGCGACACCGCGGCCCGCCATGTGGGCCTCGGCAGCCTGCTGTTCACGGCCGCCGTCTACGACCTGCTGCTCGCGCCGTTCACCGTGCCGCTGATCATGGCGCTGGCCAGACGCTCCGAGAACGATCCGCTCGGCGAGAGCCAGAGCAGCGGCGGTGGCGGCGATGTCGCCGCGCGCTGGAACAGCTCCGGCACGGGCCTGCGCATCGGCAAACAGCGCGGACTGCGGGTCAAAGTGACCCGGGCCAGGGTGGCAAGGGCCGGGCGTATCAAGGGAGTCAAGCGACTGTGA
- the rodA gene encoding rod shape-determining protein RodA codes for MAGSSGFSVSGYGPERGGLWSQLSARGSVVRRLDWPMLFSALALSFVGALLVWSATRGRTELNQGDPYYFLFRHALNTGIGFALMVGTIWLGHRTLRGAVPVLYGLSVLLVLLVLTPLGATINGAHAWIVIGGGFSLQPSEFVKITIILGMAMMLAARVDAGDLLHPDHRTVAKSLGLAALPMAIVMLMPDLGSVMVMAVIVLGVLLASGASNRWILGLIATGAIGAVLVTALGLLDEYQINRFAAFANPELDPAGVGYNTNQARIAIGSGGLTGTGLFKGSQTTGQFVPEQQTDFVFTVAGEELGFLGAGLILLLLGVVLWRACRIARETTELYGTIVAAGIIAWFAFQAFENIGMTLGIMPVAGLPLPFVSYGGTSMFAVWIAIGLLQSIRVQRPITA; via the coding sequence ATGGCCGGCTCGAGTGGCTTCTCCGTCTCCGGCTACGGGCCCGAGCGCGGAGGTCTGTGGTCCCAGCTCTCCGCCCGCGGCTCCGTGGTGCGCAGGCTCGACTGGCCGATGCTCTTCTCGGCGCTCGCGCTCTCCTTCGTGGGCGCGCTGCTGGTGTGGTCCGCGACGCGCGGCCGCACCGAGCTCAACCAGGGCGATCCGTACTACTTCCTCTTCCGGCACGCCCTCAACACCGGTATCGGCTTCGCGCTGATGGTCGGCACGATCTGGCTCGGGCACCGCACCCTGCGCGGCGCGGTCCCGGTTCTGTACGGGCTGTCCGTACTGCTCGTCCTGCTGGTGCTCACCCCGCTCGGCGCGACGATCAACGGCGCGCACGCGTGGATCGTGATCGGCGGCGGCTTCTCCCTGCAGCCCTCGGAGTTCGTGAAGATCACGATCATTCTGGGGATGGCGATGATGCTGGCCGCGCGCGTCGACGCCGGCGATCTGCTGCACCCGGACCACCGCACGGTCGCCAAGTCGCTGGGCCTGGCGGCCCTGCCGATGGCGATCGTCATGCTGATGCCGGATCTCGGTTCGGTGATGGTGATGGCGGTGATCGTGCTCGGAGTGCTGCTCGCCTCCGGCGCATCCAACCGCTGGATCCTCGGTCTGATCGCCACCGGAGCCATCGGCGCCGTACTGGTCACCGCGCTCGGACTGCTGGACGAGTACCAGATCAACCGCTTCGCGGCGTTCGCCAACCCGGAGCTCGACCCTGCCGGTGTCGGCTACAACACCAATCAGGCGCGGATCGCGATCGGATCCGGCGGACTGACCGGCACAGGTCTGTTCAAGGGCTCCCAGACCACCGGCCAGTTCGTCCCCGAACAGCAGACGGACTTCGTCTTCACGGTCGCGGGCGAGGAACTCGGCTTCCTCGGCGCGGGCCTGATCCTGCTGCTGCTCGGCGTCGTCCTGTGGCGCGCCTGCCGTATCGCACGCGAGACGACCGAGCTGTACGGCACGATCGTCGCCGCCGGGATCATCGCCTGGTTCGCCTTCCAGGCCTTCGAGAACATCGGGATGACGCTCGGCATCATGCCGGTGGCGGGTCTGCCGCTGCCGTTCGTGTCGTACGGAGGCACCTCGATGTTCGCGGTCTGGATCGCGATCGGGCTGCTGCAGTCGATCCGGGTGCAGCGGCCGATAACTGCGTAG
- a CDS encoding rod shape-determining protein — MSFIGRDMAVDLGTANTLVYVRGRGIVLNEPSVVAINTNTGGILAVGAEAKKMIGRTPGNIVAVRPLKDGVIADFEITERMLRYFILKIHKRRYLARPRVVVCVPSGITGVERRAVIEASTQAGARQVHIIEEPMAAAIGSGLPVHEATGNMVVDIGGGTTEVAVISLGGIVTAQSIRVAGDELDNAIIQHIKKEYSLLLGERTAENIKITIGSAYDMGKDEHTEIRGRDLVSGLPKTVVISDAEVRKAIEEPVNAIVDAVKTTLDKCPPELSGDVMDRGIVLTGGGALLRGLDERLRRETGMPIHIAEDPLDSVALGSGKCVEEFEALQQVLDAQPRR; from the coding sequence ATGTCGTTCATCGGCCGTGACATGGCTGTCGACCTCGGGACCGCCAACACGCTGGTGTACGTCAGAGGCCGGGGGATCGTCCTCAACGAGCCGTCGGTCGTCGCCATCAACACCAACACGGGCGGCATCCTGGCGGTCGGCGCCGAGGCGAAGAAGATGATCGGGCGGACACCGGGCAACATCGTTGCCGTCCGGCCGCTGAAGGACGGCGTCATCGCCGACTTCGAGATCACCGAGCGGATGCTCCGCTACTTCATCCTGAAGATCCACAAGCGTCGGTACCTCGCCCGTCCGCGCGTCGTCGTCTGTGTGCCCTCCGGCATCACGGGTGTTGAGCGCCGCGCGGTCATCGAGGCGTCGACGCAGGCGGGCGCCCGGCAGGTGCACATCATCGAGGAGCCCATGGCCGCGGCCATCGGCTCGGGACTCCCGGTTCATGAAGCCACCGGCAACATGGTCGTCGACATCGGTGGCGGGACCACCGAAGTCGCCGTCATCTCACTCGGCGGAATCGTCACAGCACAGTCCATCCGCGTCGCCGGCGACGAGCTGGACAACGCGATCATCCAGCACATCAAGAAGGAGTACTCGCTCCTGCTCGGCGAGCGGACCGCCGAGAACATCAAGATCACCATCGGCTCGGCGTACGACATGGGCAAGGACGAACACACCGAGATCCGCGGCCGTGACCTCGTCTCCGGTCTGCCGAAGACCGTGGTGATCTCCGATGCCGAGGTCCGCAAGGCGATCGAGGAACCGGTCAACGCGATTGTCGACGCCGTGAAGACCACCCTCGACAAGTGCCCCCCGGAGCTCTCCGGCGATGTCATGGACCGCGGCATCGTCCTCACCGGCGGCGGCGCGCTGCTGCGCGGCCTCGACGAGCGGCTGCGCCGCGAAACCGGGATGCCGATCCATATCGCCGAGGATCCGCTGGACTCCGTGGCCCTCGGATCCGGCAAGTGTGTCGAGGAGTTCGAGGCGCTCCAGCAGGTACTGGACGCCCAGCCCCGGCGCTAG
- a CDS encoding DUF4233 domain-containing protein produces the protein MRTLCASTLIGEFFVIGFAGLVAMKFDDLSMATVWTVCGVGMLLSVLLCGMIGRPGGVQLGWALQIALIVSGFVVPTMFFLGAVFAALWWASVHYGRKIDEAKASWAAQASSEPDAA, from the coding sequence ATGCGTACGCTCTGTGCATCCACTCTGATCGGCGAATTCTTCGTGATCGGCTTTGCCGGTCTGGTCGCCATGAAGTTCGACGACCTCTCGATGGCGACGGTCTGGACGGTCTGCGGCGTCGGGATGCTGCTCTCGGTGCTGCTCTGCGGGATGATCGGCCGACCGGGCGGGGTGCAGCTCGGCTGGGCGCTGCAGATCGCGCTGATCGTGAGCGGTTTCGTGGTGCCGACGATGTTCTTCCTGGGTGCGGTCTTCGCGGCGCTGTGGTGGGCCTCGGTCCACTACGGCCGCAAGATCGACGAGGCAAAGGCGTCCTGGGCCGCTCAGGCCTCCTCGGAACCTGACGCTGCGTAA
- the folC gene encoding bifunctional tetrahydrofolate synthase/dihydrofolate synthase gives MSEQPDPFEEIVDAETNRDPDLAVIEAGSRTLRAQAGSPQGDLVPARPADPEVDKALRAVEQELAGRWGETKLEPSVARIAALMDVLGEPQRAYPSIHITGTNGKTSTARMIEALLGAFDLRTGRYTSPHVQSITERISLDGAPIEAERFIETYNDIKPYIEMVDSTQEFRLSFFEVLTGMAYAAFADAPVDVAVVEVGMGGSWDATNVIDGSVAVVTPIDLDHTDRLGTTPAEIAAEKAGVIKEGATVILAQQPVDAAQVMLKKAVEVDATVAREGMEFGVVSREVAVGGQQVTLRGLGGEYEEIFLPLYGAHQAHNAAVALAAVEAFFGVGAERARTLDMDTIRRAFASVASPGRLEVVRRSPTVVLDAAHNPAGARASADGITESFGFSRLIGVVGASGDKDVRGLLEAFEPIFAEVVVTQNSSHRSMDVDELAAVAVEVFGDERVVVEPRLDDALEAAITLAEEESEFAGAGVLVTGSVITVGEARLLLGRA, from the coding sequence GTGAGTGAGCAGCCGGACCCTTTCGAAGAGATCGTCGACGCCGAGACCAATCGTGACCCCGACCTGGCGGTGATCGAGGCCGGCAGCCGTACCCTGCGCGCGCAGGCCGGTTCTCCCCAGGGTGACCTCGTGCCCGCCCGGCCCGCAGACCCGGAGGTGGACAAGGCGCTGCGCGCGGTGGAGCAGGAGCTCGCCGGGCGCTGGGGCGAGACCAAGCTGGAGCCCTCGGTCGCCAGGATCGCGGCGCTGATGGATGTGCTGGGCGAGCCCCAGCGCGCGTACCCCTCGATCCACATCACCGGTACGAACGGCAAGACCTCCACGGCCCGCATGATCGAGGCCCTGCTTGGCGCCTTCGATCTGCGCACCGGCCGCTACACCTCGCCGCACGTCCAGTCGATCACCGAGCGGATCAGCCTGGATGGCGCCCCGATCGAGGCCGAGCGCTTCATCGAGACGTACAACGACATCAAGCCGTATATCGAGATGGTCGACTCCACGCAGGAGTTCCGGCTCTCCTTCTTCGAGGTGCTGACCGGCATGGCGTACGCCGCCTTCGCCGACGCGCCCGTGGATGTCGCGGTCGTCGAGGTCGGCATGGGTGGCAGCTGGGACGCGACGAACGTCATCGACGGGTCCGTCGCCGTCGTCACCCCCATAGACCTGGACCACACCGACCGGCTCGGCACCACGCCCGCCGAGATTGCCGCCGAGAAGGCCGGTGTCATCAAGGAGGGCGCGACGGTCATCCTGGCGCAGCAGCCGGTGGACGCCGCGCAGGTGATGCTGAAGAAGGCCGTCGAGGTCGACGCCACGGTCGCCCGGGAGGGCATGGAGTTCGGCGTCGTCTCCCGCGAAGTCGCGGTCGGCGGCCAGCAGGTGACGCTGCGCGGGCTCGGCGGTGAGTACGAGGAGATCTTCCTCCCGCTGTACGGGGCGCACCAGGCGCACAACGCCGCGGTGGCGCTCGCCGCGGTCGAGGCGTTCTTCGGCGTCGGCGCCGAGCGGGCCCGCACGCTGGACATGGACACCATCCGCAGGGCGTTCGCCTCGGTGGCCTCGCCCGGCCGCCTCGAGGTCGTGCGCCGCAGCCCGACGGTCGTCCTGGACGCCGCGCACAACCCGGCCGGTGCCCGCGCGAGCGCCGACGGCATCACCGAGTCGTTCGGCTTCTCGCGGCTGATCGGTGTGGTCGGCGCGAGCGGGGACAAGGACGTCCGAGGGCTCCTCGAGGCCTTCGAGCCGATTTTCGCCGAGGTCGTCGTCACACAGAACTCGAGCCATCGGTCGATGGACGTCGACGAGTTGGCGGCGGTCGCCGTGGAGGTCTTCGGCGACGAGCGGGTGGTCGTCGAGCCGCGTCTCGACGACGCGCTGGAGGCGGCGATCACGCTCGCCGAGGAGGAGTCCGAGTTCGCCGGCGCCGGCGTCCTGGTGACGGGCTCCGTGATCACGGTCGGCGAGGCCCGGCTGCTCCTGGGAAGGGCCTGA
- the mreC gene encoding rod shape-determining protein MreC produces MRDTRESRLLLVLLIAIAFALITVDIRGGEESPVDGARQAAATVFGPVENGVATAVDPIGNAIGAVRDSGERHDRISELERENAALKQRLGSDDRNRSRVRELDTMLKKAGAGQYGIKGAEVIAIGAAQGFSWTVTIDIGSNDGIKRDMTVLNGDGLVGRVTTVGPNTSTVLLANDPDFTVGTRMEKTDELGFATGQGDRPLSVQLLNGKAKVKNGDRLVTFGSQGGKPFVPGVPVGEVVRVDPSGGSLTRNIYVRPFVGFTQLDIVGVVVQAPRSDPRDTVLPSRPAAPKPTPTVTVTVTPSPNGDGGEQAQGNVGATADGNGQDPDNAGGQNDVE; encoded by the coding sequence GTGAGGGACACACGAGAGAGCCGGCTGCTCCTGGTGCTGCTGATCGCCATCGCGTTCGCTTTGATCACGGTGGATATCCGCGGAGGCGAGGAGTCACCGGTCGACGGCGCCCGGCAGGCCGCCGCCACGGTCTTCGGACCCGTCGAGAACGGCGTCGCGACAGCGGTCGACCCGATCGGCAACGCCATCGGGGCCGTACGGGACTCCGGCGAGCGCCATGACCGCATCAGCGAGCTGGAGCGGGAGAACGCCGCGCTGAAGCAGAGACTCGGCAGCGACGACCGCAACCGCAGCCGGGTGCGCGAACTCGACACCATGCTCAAGAAGGCGGGCGCCGGCCAGTACGGCATCAAGGGCGCCGAGGTCATCGCCATAGGAGCGGCCCAGGGCTTCTCCTGGACGGTGACCATCGATATCGGCTCCAACGACGGCATCAAGCGCGATATGACCGTCCTCAACGGCGACGGACTCGTCGGCCGGGTCACCACCGTCGGGCCGAACACCTCGACCGTACTGCTCGCCAACGACCCGGACTTCACCGTCGGCACCCGGATGGAGAAGACGGACGAACTGGGCTTCGCCACCGGCCAGGGCGACCGGCCGCTCTCCGTCCAGCTGCTCAACGGCAAGGCCAAGGTGAAGAACGGCGACCGGCTCGTCACCTTCGGCTCACAGGGCGGCAAGCCCTTCGTGCCCGGTGTCCCGGTCGGCGAGGTCGTCCGTGTCGACCCCTCCGGCGGCTCCCTCACCAGGAACATCTATGTCCGCCCCTTCGTCGGCTTCACCCAGCTCGACATCGTCGGCGTCGTCGTCCAGGCGCCCAGGTCCGATCCGCGTGACACGGTCCTGCCGTCCAGGCCCGCCGCGCCCAAGCCCACCCCGACCGTCACGGTGACGGTCACCCCGTCGCCGAACGGCGACGGGGGCGAGCAGGCCCAGGGCAACGTCGGCGCCACAGCTGACGGCAATGGCCAGGACCCGGACAACGCCGGCGGCCAGAACGATGTCGAGTAG
- a CDS encoding CYTH and CHAD domain-containing protein, which yields MADTKREIERKYEATPDTGLPDLTRVADVSAVHDKGVAELDAVYYDTADLRLAAASITLRRRTGGTDAGWHLKLPVAPDVRDEITAPLSDAVPHVLQSLVRARTRDAELVPVVRLRSSRHIHHLVGADGAPLAEFSRDGVRAERLTDGGRTAQWDEIEVELADDADPALLDAVDKKLRKAGLRPAQWPSKLARALAETAPKEGKHAKAAAEPTAPVPAEEPVNAGDYILAYLREQADAILAYDPGVRRDLPDSVHQMRVATRRLRSAFKTYRKIIDRTVTDPIGEELKWLAGELGIARDHEVLTERLRSRIDALPRTLLLGPVRGRLRIWTVARGSGARRKATTVLDSKRYLALLDALDTLLADPPLLKAAFGTTARVIPKAVLKGYDRLAARVDHALALPPGHERDLAMHDARKAAKRARYAGEAATPALGKPAKRFAKRMKDVQTVLGDHQDSVVAREALRDLGIQAHAAGESAFTWGLLYGQEEAQAAERERELPEVWQKASDEDLRAALSH from the coding sequence ATGGCGGACACCAAGCGCGAGATCGAGCGGAAGTACGAAGCCACCCCCGACACAGGGCTGCCGGACCTGACCCGGGTGGCCGACGTCTCGGCCGTCCACGACAAGGGCGTCGCCGAGCTCGACGCCGTCTACTACGACACGGCAGACCTGCGCCTGGCCGCCGCCTCCATCACCCTGCGCCGCAGAACAGGCGGGACGGACGCGGGCTGGCACCTCAAGCTCCCCGTCGCACCGGATGTGAGGGACGAGATCACCGCGCCGCTGTCCGATGCGGTCCCGCACGTCCTGCAGAGTCTGGTCCGGGCCCGCACCCGGGATGCCGAACTCGTCCCCGTGGTGCGCCTGCGGTCCTCGCGGCACATCCACCATCTGGTCGGCGCGGACGGTGCCCCGCTGGCCGAGTTCAGCAGGGACGGCGTGCGCGCGGAACGCCTCACGGACGGCGGCCGCACGGCGCAGTGGGACGAGATCGAGGTCGAGCTCGCCGACGATGCGGACCCGGCGCTCCTCGACGCGGTCGACAAGAAGCTCCGCAAGGCGGGCCTGCGCCCGGCCCAGTGGCCGTCCAAGCTGGCCAGGGCCTTGGCCGAGACGGCCCCCAAGGAGGGCAAGCACGCGAAAGCGGCCGCGGAGCCAACGGCCCCCGTCCCCGCCGAAGAACCCGTGAACGCAGGCGACTACATCCTCGCCTACCTGCGGGAACAGGCCGACGCCATCCTCGCGTACGACCCCGGCGTGCGCCGCGATCTGCCCGACTCCGTCCATCAGATGCGGGTCGCCACCAGACGGCTGCGCAGCGCGTTCAAGACGTACCGCAAGATCATCGATCGCACCGTCACCGACCCGATCGGCGAGGAGCTCAAATGGCTGGCCGGTGAACTGGGCATCGCCCGTGACCACGAGGTGCTCACCGAACGGCTGCGCTCCCGGATCGACGCCCTGCCCAGGACGCTGCTGCTCGGCCCGGTGCGCGGGCGGCTGCGTATCTGGACCGTCGCCCGTGGCTCGGGCGCGCGCCGCAAGGCCACTACCGTACTCGACAGCAAGCGGTACCTCGCGCTGCTCGATGCGCTGGACACGCTGCTCGCCGACCCTCCGTTGCTGAAGGCCGCGTTCGGCACGACCGCCAGGGTCATCCCCAAGGCCGTCCTCAAGGGCTACGACCGGCTGGCCGCCCGGGTCGACCACGCCCTCGCGCTCCCCCCGGGACACGAACGCGACCTGGCGATGCACGACGCCCGCAAGGCCGCCAAGCGCGCCCGGTACGCGGGCGAGGCGGCGACCCCCGCGCTCGGCAAGCCCGCCAAACGGTTCGCCAAGCGGATGAAGGACGTGCAAACGGTGCTCGGCGACCACCAGGACAGCGTCGTCGCCCGCGAGGCGCTGCGGGATCTCGGGATCCAGGCGCACGCGGCCGGGGAGTCGGCCTTCACCTGGGGACTGCTGTACGGCCAGGAGGAGGCCCAGGCCGCCGAGCGGGAGCGGGAGCTGCCCGAGGTGTGGCAGAAGGCTTCGGACGAAGATCTTCGCGCGGCGCTGAGCCACTGA
- the ndk gene encoding nucleoside-diphosphate kinase — MSQRTLVLLKPDAVRRGLVGEIIGRIEAKAGWTISALELRTLDRETLEQHYGEHEGKPFYEPLVEFMSSGPVVALVVDGERVIEGVRQLAGPTDPIAAAPGSIRGDFGTIVRENLIHASDSEESAIRELKIFFPGLS; from the coding sequence GTGAGCCAGCGCACGCTCGTCCTGCTCAAGCCCGACGCCGTACGCCGCGGCCTGGTCGGCGAGATCATCGGCCGTATCGAGGCCAAGGCCGGCTGGACCATCAGCGCGCTGGAGCTGCGCACTCTCGACCGGGAAACCCTCGAGCAGCACTACGGTGAGCACGAGGGCAAGCCCTTCTACGAGCCGCTGGTCGAGTTCATGTCCTCCGGCCCGGTCGTCGCGCTGGTCGTCGACGGCGAGCGGGTCATCGAGGGCGTACGCCAGCTGGCGGGCCCGACCGACCCCATCGCCGCCGCGCCCGGTTCCATTCGCGGTGACTTCGGCACGATCGTCCGGGAGAACCTCATTCACGCCTCGGACTCCGAGGAGTCCGCCATTCGGGAACTCAAGATTTTCTTCCCCGGACTTTCCTGA